From Solanum lycopersicum chromosome 4, SLM_r2.1:
ATTTTTCTTATGGATATCAAGAAGGAGTGTTGTAAAATAGATGTCCACATAAATATACTTTATGTTGTAACATTAATGTCCACACAATATACATCTTGTGTAAGATGGATTACATACAACATACTATGCGTTGTAAACTAGCCATCCATATAATATACTTGGTGCTTAAGTGTATGCATGACAATTAGATATCCATATAATATACTTgagaaaaaatacataaaaaaaccCTGAAGTTGGTAGCAAAACTTACTTTAGCACTTACAATATACGGGTGTTTAAGTACCCCCATCCTCGCTTAACATCTTTGAAGTGTGTTAAATTCAACCTGAGAGTAGAATACCACTCTCACCTGCCATATCATATCCATATAAGCACCACATCAGAGTGATGTAAGCACCACGTCATGTAAGCACCACACATCATTAACTTTCAATCTTTTCTTTTGCTTATTCACTTGTTTTCTTAcacattttcttaaaactcattacagtaatcaattaattaaaaatgcaTTTTAAAATCAACTTGCCACATTTTCTTCCACCCTACTCTTCTACGCCTCCCCccttttcctctttcttctctcttgattttcaccattttcaATCTTTactatcttcttcttttttttttcgaactttCAGCCTTCAATgggttttttcttcttcaacattcatcatatttttttttaaaaaaatagcatacttactttttcttcttcgaaCTGTCTCTCTCCTACAAATTTGGCCCTAGGAGAATCTATTTTTTGAAAGTTATTTTTTGTTAACAtcttaaatgaaaaatgaagattgTGTAAGAAAGTTGATAGACCCATATTTTTTGCATCACAATTAATCTAATTTATAATGGGTTACTTAAAATTCATAGTAGTTTGCattcaataatataaattgtgTGTTGGATTTTGTGATTAATAGGCGGGTGAGGTGAGGAATGaagatcaagaaaaaattttaatatgaaaaagaagGTATAAGGAGTGCTTCGTGGGGTAAGAAGACAACTGGGGGAGACTACAAAACAAAGAGAGAacaaaaagattaaatatttttttaataaacttgAATCCACAAATTTCATTACTTcgaaatttcacatttttttaactttaagttgaaaaaaaaactttaaaaattattagttatatattgGCCAACAAAAAAATGCCATTGATACGATTTTATCtttcagttttttttattaattcaagcGCTTTGAGGAGTGAAATAATGAAACGTCTGTATAgttaaaatattaaagtaaGTTTTGCTGTCAAGTTTAGGTGGAGTTTGAAGTGTTTTCCCTATTTTTCCTGTGTGTGTTGTGTGagcgcgtgcgtgcgtgtgtgtgtgtgtaaaatTTTATAGCCAAGTAGAATGCTTCAACATGAAAATTGTGATAAACAATATTCGTTGTGTAATATACTAATCTCCAAGGattgattataaaatttggTTGAAAATAGAAACTGTCCaattgaagaagcaacttggaTTTTTTTGGCTTTTGTTTATGGAATTGACATTAGGTGGCATGATAAGGGAGGGATGTATTAGTTATagcatatattaataaaatgatcACAAGTTTCAACACTTTGCCGTCCAAATCTATGGCTAGGGTTGGATCAAATTTTAAGAAGAACATATAAGCCGAATCAAATTAATAACAAAGAGAACTTCTCAATTTCATAGTTTGACCTTAGCAAAAAAGACTTTATCCAACATTTTTTAATTCTTGCGTCTCTTCAAACGTTTTCATCCATGGATACATTACGTTTTGTTCAATATATGACTTGACCTAGCTAACATTGAGTGTCGAACAATAAATCATGGCCTGTTGGTGTGTATATTTGATATAGGTGCATAATGATCTTAAAAAACTTAGCTTAATTCAATGGATTAAGAAATTTACTATATTATCATCTATGCATACTCTATTTGTTGAAGGAGAATCATCGAATTCTTTCCAATGGAGGTACGATGTATTTCTAAGTTTCAGTGGTGAAGATACTCGAAAAAGCTTCACCAGTCATCTTAAATTGCGATTGTGCCAAGTTGGAATTAGTACCTTTTTAGATGACGAGGAAGTGGGGAAGGGCGAGGTCATTTCAACAAAACTTGAAAAAGCAATTGAACTATCTAGAGTTTCCATTGTTGTTTTCTCGAAAAAATATGCTTCATCTAGTTGGTGTCTTAAAGAACTTGTTAAGATTCATGAATGCACAGAGATGTTGAAGAAGCTTGTTTTGCCTATATTCTATGGTGTTGATCCTTCTCAAGTACGCAACCCTGTTGGATATTTTAATGAATCTTTGACTAGACGATTTGGGGCACAAAGAACGCAGAATTAGAAAACTGCACTTACTAAAGCTGGACATTTATCTGGATGGGATTTCCGAAATGTTGTTTATAGGTACTATTGTTGATTcaactatttaattttatcttttatttgacCTTTGTTTATACCATGTgatttaaattcatttatttttatttttgctaaCTCTTTGTAGGCATGAATCAGATTTAATTGAAAGTATTATAAAGCGAGTCTTACAAGAGGTAAGTCAGACACCTCTAGTTGTGGCTTGTTACCGGTTGGAATTGATTCTAGTATCAAAGATCTAATGGAATTGTTATTCCAAGTTTATGTCAAGATGAAGTTTGCATGATTGGTATATATGGCATTGGTGGAATTGGAAAAACTACTCTTGCTAAGCTTTCTACAACCAAATATTTCGATACTTTGGTAGTAGTTATTCCTTTCAAATGTTAGATCAGAAGCTGGCACATTTTATAGTCTAGTCAAGTTACAAGAAAAACTTCTTGATCAAATCCTAAAAACTAAGGATTTCAAAGTTAGTAGTGTTGCTGAAGCGTTAATTTAATCAAAGCAAGACTAGGGTCAATGAAGGTTCTGATTGTTCTTGATAATGTGGACAATATAAGCCATGTAGAATCCTTAATAAGAGAAAGGAGTCAGTTTGGTTCGGGTAATTTAATAATTGCCGCAACCCGAGACAATCATTTGCTATGTGGGCttacagaaaaagaaaaattcaaggcCAAACTCTTAAATAACAATGAAGCTATGCAACTCTTTAGTTGTCGTGCCTTTTAAGAAGTTTTTTCCACCACATGAATATGTTGAGTTGTGAcaagaaataatcaaatattcaGGAGGTGTACCATCAGCTCTTGTGACATTGGGGTCACATTTGCGAGGAAGATCAGTAGAAGAATGGAGACATGAACTCGTTAAATGAAAAGCAATTCCTCATCGtgatattcaaaagatactcaAGATAATCTTTGACGGACTTGATTATGATACTCAAAGTGTTTTCCATGATATTGCATGCGCCTTCCATGGCTTCTTTGAGGATGAAGTTACCAAAACAGTAAATGTTTGTGGTTTTCATTCTAAAAGTGCAATTGCAACTTTAGTCCAAAAACACTTGCTCCATAGGGCTTGGCATCGCTTAGTAATGCATGATCTAGTGCGGGACATGGGAAGAGAAATTGTTCGCATGGAATCACCCTGAAATCCAGGAAAATGGAGTAGATTGGTCATCCCTCTAGAAGTCTGTATGTTTTACGAGGAAATAAAGTCAGTAATTCTCCACCAatttttataaaacatttttttcctCTTAATTTGTACGACTTAACATGGTCTTATGATTCCTTTTATTGAAGTACGGGGCTCCGAAAAAGTACAAGTGCTGAAGGTAGATCGATGGACATTAAAGGGAGTGAACTTGATGACGAAGGgatttaagaaaatgaaaaatcataGGGTGCTAATAATTGATAAGTTACATATTAGTGGAGATTTTGAGCTATTGTCCAAGGAGCTCCAATGGTTACCTTGGAAAAATTGTCCTTTAAAATTTATACCATCAAATTTTCCAGCTAAGAATCTTGTCGTTATAGATATGCGGGAGTGTGATATCCACGATTTTGGTTTGGATCAGCAGGTTTGTTACTCTATTCTACAAAATCATGTGTACTATTATTGCAACTAAGTGAAATGAAATCTTACTTGAATCTATATTTGGTTTGCTGCTAGTGTTGTAAAAGTTTGAAGAGGCTGGATCTTTCTGATTGCAAGAGTCTCAAAATAACTCCGAACATCAATGGTttacaaagtcttgagtttttgTTGCTAAATGGTTGCTCAAGTCTGAGAAAGATCCATCCATCAATAGGAAATTTGTGCAGACTAAGACTTCTGAATTTGCGTGGTTGCAAAAAGTTTATGGATCCTCCGAGTAGTATATGTCAACTAAAATCACTTGGATGGTTGGTCTTTAGTGTCTGCTCATCTGTAAAAGCACTGACTGTTGACTTTGTAGTTATGCCAGGTCTAAGAACTCTTTGTGCACTTGAAATTGATATACAACAATGACACAAGTTTTTTGAAATGCCAAGACAGCTTGAATCATTGAAAGTCGGAGATGAAAATTTAGAAGGCAAAAGGAGATCTTTTGGAAGACGGGTCCATTGGAtactaataacagatagtattaataaatagtataaaataatattagtatttactgtgtactaatcctagtcctattaggattagtactccttaatcctagtcctattaggattagtactccttcctatatctcctatatgtatctcccatgtattcccttattaggttaatacttcaatacaatcaatattccttcatggtatcaagagacagaaaacctagatcttcttttctctaggtttttttctctctttagtgcACCGATCATTCCCTCtattctcttgggcggcggaagccatgacaaccgaggtggatcctctcgattcacttccttctggcgttaaactccttctcaggtatcttcatgccctgattcccaaaaaattatcagacatatattaccctacatggaaaatcaccgttcttacagcccttgaggccaattaccttcttaAATACGTcaatggaagcacagaaccgccgccggcagtcatcactgccacggacaaatcagaaaaaaccaatccggcccatgccgcctggaaagccgtggatggccagatccgatcatgtttgattacggtcatctctcccacggttcagaaacacgtccgatcctgcacaactgcttcagccctgtggacgACCCTCACAACatgctatgcatcaatttcccactctcatatttttcaattgcgtgatcgtctccacacaattaccaaaggtaCGAAAACTATgtcggagtatttagacgaggtctccaccatcatcacaacCCTCGACtccgtgaacgaaatcattcccaaaaaagatatcatcatgtgcgtcgttcgggggctcccatcatcttactcctccattaaacaggctattcgcatcagtccaacgcccgttgacgTGTCTACTCTCTcgtcgtggctaaaaagtgaagaaatcaacgtggatctggagagcaaacttcttctccgagaagccgctgttatggagtCAGCCActgccctcaccgcaagccagaacaATCACGAGGGGCGTGGTGGAGGTCGACAGGGGAGCCGCGGCGGCTACGGATGAAACAGCAGAGGCCGCGGGTgcggcggtcggcagggcagtcgtccaccgtacgacggtcagcagcacgacaacaacaacagcctgcactcctttGGCAGCGGCGGACAGTCATCTTCCAGCagcgggcagggcacttacgagcgggatcgtccaacttgtcaaatctgtcagaaaacaggacacaccgctgttcgttgctggtttcggtatgaggaaaGCCGCAATAGTGAAAACTGTgacaattatgcatctcaagccggcccttcctctgaatggctgttggatactggggccaacatgcacgttacttctgatctatccaagcttagcgctccaaatccatatcatggctccaatggtattactgttggcaacggtgagtcccttaatatttctcacactggcacgggtaccattaaaacccccaccgctatctttcacctaggtaaccttacccacgtcccttctattaaaaccaatctccttttagttcaccaattcacaaaagacaataattgctcactcttgttcacctctaatgatttttagatactagacaatactaccaagatggtgatttttcagggcccctgtgagcatggtctgtacgttcttcctggcacaagttcgtctgcccacccagtttcagaaagcgttcctgtggctccgctggctctttcggctgatggccacagtctgttgtggcacagtcgtctgggtcacccgtctactcaactaataaattctttaatgtctcaattaggtttttattcCATTcttgtaaacaattgtgactcctgttcaattgctaaatctcataaattaccttttactttatctgagaagcgtacaactgcaccttttcaacttattcattctgacctatggggtcctattgctgttccttcatttgctggttttcgctattatatttgttttgtggatgattttacaaaatacacttggttgtacccactaaaacacaaatcacaggcatacaccaactttgtcacttttgaaaaaaaggtcaaaacacaattcaattctcatgttaaactttttcgaagtgacaatggaaaggaatatgtaaatcacatctttggccagtttttgggtagaagctctagccaccgcaaactacctcattaacagaatgcgcagtcacaccctctccaacaaatcaccctatcaactcctttaccaagaacttcccaattataccaacctccgcgtctttgggtattttgcctacccttggctacgccatcatattactcacaaattacaaccccaaatccgtccttgtattttttagggctatcatcctacctccaagggttattgctgtcttgacccacaaactcataaagtctacatatcttgtcatgtcaaatttgtcaaaaatgagtttccctacgagtctatttcctcctccacaaatatatcattcattggcgtccttcccctttttccaacatactcacagggtccctcaccaccttcccacacacctccacccactacccaacaacccctcatcaccccttcgaccgtcacccacaatacacccgcaaccaccacccacactcactaccaacccgaaccaccccataccacaacatctccagccctatccattttgggtccttcccggccacccccgaatcaccaccgcccgtgccacccctatactcatcccatgttaatcCGTGGCAAAGAcagtatctttaaacccaaaaccttttaggctaccatactaccaaatacaccccttcccgatagtgaaccaacaacctactctgttgcctcaaaaaattcttattggcgtcatgctatggatgacgagtttaaggctttgactgatcagaaaacttgggttgtacctaagccccatgggcggcacctagtgggctgtaaatgggtttacaaaattaaacacaatgcagatggtaGTATTTCCAAGTACAAGGCTcatttggttgctaaaggctacaatctggagtatgggcttgattactccaagacattcagtcctgtaaTTTGGCAGGAAACCATTCTCCTGGTACCGTCACTCTCCGTgtgcaacaattggctcatcaatcagttggatgtttccagtGCTTTTCTTCATgtcatgcttgatgaaactatctacatgacgcaaccactgggctatgttgatccccgcttccctcaacatgtttgcacaGTCCacaagtctctgtatgggcttaAGCAAGCCCCCCGcgcttggtacacacgtctgaaaacgttcctccaaggactcggcttcacgtgttgcgtacacgacacgagttTGTTTTCTCGACATTCAGCATACGATAcaatcattcttcttgtctatgtagatgatatcattactacaggctctactgcagctctcattcaggatgtcactcgagctatgcatactaccttcaaaatgaaggaccttggcccgttacattattttctgggaatggaggtttctcggacaggcagcggtttgtttcttcatcagtcaaaatatgctcgagatctgttgcagaaagctggactggaaaaatgcaccagtcaaccaacaccgatggcagtctcttcatctacgaatggagccgacaccccctttgccgatatcacccacttctgcagcctcattggggctctacagtataTGGCCATTACGCGTCCTAACATCCAGTTTgttgtcaaccgagttgctcagtgcatgcatcaaccaagtgaacatgattaccattgtctaaaacgcattctaaggtacatttttggcactcttggtcgtggtttactcattcgactcggggacttggagcttcggggttcCTCAGATttagattgggcgaatgataaaaatgacagaaaatctacatcggggtttctcatttttttgcggccaaacctgatctcctggtgtacaaaaaaaacccaaggtctctcggtcctcgactgaagctgaataccgcgcccttgctcttcttgctgctgagaccatgtgggtcacatatattcttcgggaactccgcgccactcacactgttccttctctctattgtgacaacaaatcaaccatctgtgtggccaagaattccgtcctacacaccggaatgaagcatgttgataccaattgtctctttgttcgcgatgaagttcaggccggcaccgTGACTGTgtagtatgtacccactgaagaacaacagtctgatattctcaccaagcctctcccgagccgacaacacgattacctcagttccaaacTTCCGTTCGCTTACGCACaactcagcttgaggggggataataacagatagtattaaataactagtataaaataatattagtatttactgtgtactaatcctagtcttattaggattagtactccttaatcctagtcctattaggattagtaatCCTTCCTATAtatcctatatatatctcccatgtattcccttattaggttaatacttcaatacaatcaatattccttcagaTACAATCCTTGTCAACTTCTCTTTCGTGTGTAAGTCTTATATATTGTGGCTTCTCCGAGACTAATATACCAACGGATAATGGGAATTTATACAACTTGACTTATCTAAATTTGAGTGGCAACAACTTTCCATGTCTACCCTTTGACATTTCTGAGTTACAATGGTTGTGTTCATTGCGTTTGAATGACTGAGGATCTTGAAACACTTCCATCAGTATCCAATTTAAGATATCTTCGGACTTTTGAAGTTACTAATTGCAGGAAGTTGGTCAACATTGAAGGGATAGAAGATCTCCCATCTATAGAGCGGATCAACATGCTTAATTGTATTCTCTGCAGAATCTAATCAAAGAAAGTTTCTTTAGTGCACCTGCTATAGCATTTCCATCTAGAGAATATCTGTATCTGGTTAGTcgctctctctctttctctctttctttctcgTGTCATAGTAATAATCTTTTGTCTCTTCTTATGAAGGGCATAGAAATTAATCTTCAAAGCAATGAGATTCAAAATTGGTGCAGCAATCAAGTAACAACTTCATCTATCTCCTTCACTATGCCGACACATAATAAGGAGTATCAGTTTTTAGGAATGATTGTCTGGTGTGTTTGTGAACTTGTCAAACTACACTCTTCTGGTCCATGGCAAGGCTTGGGGTTTAGTATTTCTGGAGAAATATTTTCAGGTGTCTTCTCGCGTTTTGATAATGTCATACCTGCTGACACATGGAATTATCATGTGTACTTCACAGAACTTACTTAGACATACCTTTTGAAGGCGCGATCAAAGGAGGTGAAAAGATGGAACTCTTTGAACTGAGTAAATATATTACAGTAAATAAGATAGGGATTCATTTGCTATATTTAGATCAACAAGGAAAAGTTACATCATTGCCAGCACTAGTAGATCATACTCACTCTCAGATTAACAGAAGCCAAGACCTAAATTTAATCTAACAGGAGCAAGAAAATCGTAATGGCGAAGCATACTGAAAATGATATGAACGTCCTTTACTATCGATACACTCTCTCTATACTTCTCTGTTTCTGTATATCTTCTTTTTCTCATGATCGTCCTTCACTATGTTGTCGTGTAATACTTCTTGAGAATATCCTGTATTGTATGAGATTATTGATGGATAAACCAGAGAGTAATATACTTTTGACTCTATTCAATAGGCTAAAATTCTCATATACCTAAATTACAATAATTGAACTCTTTAAATAGAGTTTTACAACATAAAACCGATAGTAATAGTCCACTAATTCCTACTATTACTCAACTACTAACAATCACAAAAAATTCTGCTACTTTTATTCAACAAACTACTTGCTTGCTAAATACTCGATCAACTAAAAAGTACTAACACCTGaaagataaaaaacaataaCCAACAATCCCTCCCTTAAAAGGAAAGAAGTCACACTATTAGTTTATCATGCTCGCAACTGACAAATTTTTTCAAATGTGATTTCTCTAAGAGCAAGTACCAGGTAATTTTCTGAACTTCAAGAAGGAGGCCAACTTGAGAGATttggtatacacatcaacaatCTAACTTTAATTTCTGCAGAAGATGACATTGATTACTCTCTCTTTTGTGTGGTCCGGAAGTTCCGTTCACACATGTTGAACAACATTTCTAGAGAGTTGTATAGATGAACTGCTGTCACAATTAATGGTAGTAAGGTCATTTTGCTTGAAATGAAATTCTTCAAGAACCCTGTGCATCCAAATTGCTTGACAGGCACATCCTGCTGCTGCTAAGAATTCAGCTTCTGTAGTTgataaactcaaaaatttattGCTTCCCTGAAGACCATGAAATTTCTCCCAACCCCATCATAAAGACAAAACCAAATGTATTCTTCCAATCAGCAGAGATCTCAACAATAATCACTGTCAGTAAAGCCAATCAAGTCTGATTTTTCTCCTTCCGTGTAAAATAGACTAGCGAAAAAATTCTCTGTGGCTAGAAGCTGCATCTCTTTGGGGTGTTCTATGTATCTACTAATGAGACTTGCAACATGCATAATTTAAGGTCTTCTGTCCGTTAAATACATCAAAATTCCCACTATTTTCTTATAAAGAGTGTTGTCTACTATTCTTTCTCCAGGTTCTTTCATGAGCTTCAAACCGAACTCAGTGGGACACCTTTTAGAGTTACAACTCTTCATCTGAAATCTGTCCAAAATCTCTTTAGCATATACTTTATTCGTATGATGAAAATCCTATAAGCATATTGAACAAATTCAAtgcccaaaaaaaataatgcatcaTCCCAATATCAATCATATCAAATTCCGCCAGCATGGACTTCTTTAAACTTTAAACCATGGAGTTACAAATTTGGTGGAAATTTAAGTCATtcacataaaaacaaaaaaagaagaagagcaTTTTCCTTTATTATCAATTAAACAATGTGCGCTCATATGGATATTTCTTAAATCCCTGCTTAGAAAGATAATCATTTATACAACTATACCAAGCTCGTGAAGCTTGTTTTTGTCCATACAATGCCTTCTTTAGTTTACATACTTTATGTTCTTCTCCAACCTTGACATAACCCCCCCATCTCCGGGTAAGTGTCTAGTTTGCTGAAGGAGTTTTCTCAAATGGAGAATTCTTCCATTTAATAGaaagaattttgatttatatgCCTTAAAATCTACTATTCACGCACCTAAATATATGCTATTCCTAATTATAATGTCACTAAACATATGCTACATTAATCCCTCAGATATCCTATATGTGGAAAGCAATTGACACCATAAATACACAAATATCTAGACCAATTACATAAATATGTACAACTATTTTGAATTTGTCCAACATGCTAACATGCCCGCTTAAATTGATGTTGGTGaataaaaaaacatcaatttgcCTACCAAAAACTGATGACATCGTTGTGCAATAGATTTTGTAAACACATCAACTATTTGAAGATCATTAGATACATGTGGAAGAGTAATGACTATCTTATCTACAACTCTAATAGAATGACAATCTTCTTCTATATATTAGGTATTTTCATGATAAATCGTATTGCTAGCAATCTGAATGACACTTGTGTTGTCAGCATGGAGAGTAGTGGGACTAGATTGAGGAAATCATATTTTTGCAAGTAAATTACGAAGCTAAACAATCTATGAGAAAGCAGTAGACATTGCGTGATATAGagatttttttgaagaatttgaaaCACGACCTTGCTTATTGGTCTTTCAAGATATCAAGGAATCTCTAAGAATCGTACACCAACCCATGAAAGAATGGTGAATATCAGGACATCCAGACCAATAAGAATCAGTGAATGCATTAAGCTGAATCGGAGAACCACTATGCAAGAATAATCTACGAATAGATGTTCTCAAGAGATATAAAATAATGCGACGAACAACCACCAAATATAGATGGCGAGGAGCCTGTATAAAAGATAATTAGGCTCCCAGATAGCTACCGATACAAAGTAGGATTAGGAAAAAGATCTCCTTTGTACGACAATAGTTTACACTCAATTCCAATGGAGTATCTACAGAGGAAGATTTCTTGAAGACTAGCCAAAACAATCAAATCTTGAGTATATTTGTGCTGGTTCAAGAACACACCCGAAGAATAAGAATGAACTTCCAACTAAAAAAGTATGTAAAAGTACCAAAATTTTCATATGAAAAGAAGCCTTAAGTTGTTGTTGGGGGCTAGAAATTAGTGACAAATCAGTTCCTCTGATAATAATATCACCTATGTATACCAAATAAAGAACACAACTTGTAGATGTTTTTCAAACAAACAAAGACGTATCATATTTGCTTTGTTTAAATACAAATTGAAGCAAAGTAGACCAAAACCTGTCAAACTAAGCTATAGGAGCTTGTTTTAATCCATACAAAGACCGCTTCAACTCACGTACATCAGATGTAGGTGATGAGAACAAACCAGGATGGGGTTTCATAGAGATATCTTATTTCAAATCACCATgaagaaaatcatttttgacatccatttgatgaacaTGCCACTTTTGTGACTCATGCAGTAATAGTTTGCACTTTACATATTTTTGCTACCAGTGCAAAGGTCTCCTCATAGTCCACAACATACTCTTCTTTGTTACTAAGTGTTGTGAAAAGAAGATGAAAGcgaaaatctaaaaaaaaataacaccaAGTTTAACATAGAAAAATCCTTCAAACCAAAGCTTACCACCAAGGGATTGACAAGATCTGAATTGCTTCACTTTAATAGTAAGAGggttacaaatattcttctaatgtctacacaacaagtgccaaaagaaaataaacattagctacaccaacaaaggataaatagaaagaaacaccacccaaaccGAACTTCTATTCGGAATCTAAAATAGGATTTTGCTGACCTACGAATTCAATCTCCACCGTTAAATCTTCCACCGAG
This genomic window contains:
- the LOC138348015 gene encoding toll/interleukin-1 receptor-like protein yields the protein MHTLFVEGESSNSFQWRYDVFLSFSGEDTRKSFTSHLKLRLCQVGISTFLDDEEVGKGEVISTKLEKAIELSRVSIVVFSKKYASSSWCLKELVKIHECTEMLKKLVLPIFYGVDPSQVRNPVGYFNESLTRRFGAQRTQN